CGGGCGGATGATCGAGATTGCGAAGAGTGGAGAGCATCCGCACGTGCGCTACGAGACGGTGATGGTTGGCGATTGTGCGGTGCGAGAGGCTCCGATTCCGGCATCTCCTCCTGAGCCCGTAAAAGCGCCTGAACTTCCCGTTGAGCCTCGGAAAGCGGATGTCTCCGCGCCGGTCGGGGACGAGAGGTCGATTGGATTACGGCACCTCATTCCGTCGAAGGTATTGTTCAAATTCGATTCGGCCGAGATCATGCCCGATTACTACGAGCGCCTGGATCAGTTGGCCGTTTTCGTTTCCGGTCGGCGACCGGCAACCATTTACATAGACGGGCACGCCGACGCCATGGGAACCGACGAGTATAATGTCGGACTTTCGAAAAGACGGGCGCAGGCGGTTGCCGATTATCTGGCAAACAAGCGCGGTCTCGACCCCGGCATGTTTGAGATACGGCCTTATGGCGAAGCGGCGCCGGAAGCGACCAATGATTCCGAGGCAGGCAGGCAGAAGAACAGGCGCGTTTGCATCCTGCTTACGGATGAAGTGCTTCCTGTTGTTGAAGCCGACCTTGGGGAGAGAAATGAGTGGCCGATAGTGGTGGGCGCCGATGCCCTTGCGCCCGAGGTTGTGGAATTGTC
This Candidatus Abyssobacteria bacterium SURF_5 DNA region includes the following protein-coding sequences:
- a CDS encoding OmpA family protein, with protein sequence MKRICVAAILAGAILMAAAPPDAAELIRCDGFVVDVATAEIADKNVSPPDIYVAAADKSLAVAAGDTFKIFRRKLVPPAGEAAVQLYVGRVAILSVQGDIWIGRMIEIAKSGEHPHVRYETVMVGDCAVREAPIPASPPEPVKAPELPVEPRKADVSAPVGDERSIGLRHLIPSKVLFKFDSAEIMPDYYERLDQLAVFVSGRRPATIYIDGHADAMGTDEYNVGLSKRRAQAVADYLANKRGLDPGMFEIRPYGEAAPEATNDSEAGRQKNRRVCILLTDEVLPVVEADLGERNEWPIVVGADALAPEVVELSIVP